In Aestuariirhabdus haliotis, a genomic segment contains:
- the petA gene encoding ubiquinol-cytochrome c reductase iron-sulfur subunit: protein MSNDGVDKGRRRLLIGATSAVGAVGAVGAAVPFVASWNPSAKAKAAGAPVRVKIDKLEMGQQVVAAWRGKPVFVLRREQVMLDNLPKQDGNLRDPQSNESEQPDYAKNEHRSRNSELLVLVGLCTHLGCSPKLHSEVKPMDFEANWQGGYHCPCHGSKFDLAGRVYQGVPAPTNLTVPPYSYLDDNTIIIGVDEENA, encoded by the coding sequence ATGAGTAACGACGGCGTAGATAAGGGTCGCCGCCGCCTGCTGATCGGAGCAACCTCTGCGGTTGGTGCGGTTGGTGCGGTTGGTGCTGCAGTCCCTTTTGTTGCCTCCTGGAATCCCAGTGCCAAAGCGAAAGCCGCTGGCGCGCCGGTGAGGGTCAAGATTGATAAGCTGGAGATGGGCCAGCAGGTTGTTGCTGCATGGCGGGGGAAGCCGGTATTTGTTCTGCGACGTGAGCAGGTCATGCTGGATAATCTGCCCAAGCAAGATGGTAACTTACGCGATCCCCAGTCGAACGAATCAGAGCAACCTGATTATGCCAAGAACGAACATCGTTCTCGCAACAGCGAATTGCTGGTTCTGGTTGGACTCTGTACTCATTTGGGGTGTTCTCCCAAATTGCACTCCGAAGTGAAGCCAATGGATTTTGAGGCGAATTGGCAGGGTGGTTATCATTGTCCTTGTCACGGTTCCAAGTTTGACTTGGCCGGCCGAGTTTATCAGGGGGTTCCTGCACCGACTAACTTAACGGTCCCTCCCTACTCCTATCTCGATGACAACACCATTATTATCGGCGTCGACGAGGAGAACGCGTAA
- the rpsI gene encoding 30S ribosomal protein S9 — MSTTQYYGTGRRKTSTARVFIKSGSGAISVNGRPLDEYFGRETARMIVRQPLELVELTEKFDIKVTVAGGGGFGQAGAIRHGITRALMQYDEELRPSLRKAGFVTRDAREVERKKVGLRKARKRPQFSKR; from the coding sequence ATGTCTACCACTCAATACTATGGAACTGGTCGTCGTAAAACTTCGACCGCTCGTGTGTTTATCAAGTCTGGCTCTGGCGCCATCTCTGTAAATGGCCGCCCTCTGGACGAGTACTTTGGTCGCGAAACTGCTCGCATGATCGTTCGTCAGCCACTTGAGCTGGTTGAACTGACCGAAAAGTTTGATATCAAGGTTACTGTCGCAGGCGGCGGTGGTTTTGGTCAGGCTGGTGCTATTCGTCACGGTATTACTCGTGCCCTGATGCAGTACGACGAAGAGCTTCGTCCGTCACTGCGTAAAGCCGGGTTTGTAACTCGTGATGCTCGTGAGGTTGAGCGTAAGAAGGTTGGTCTGCGTAAAGCACGTAAGCGTCCTCAGTTCTCCAAGCGTTAA
- the rplM gene encoding 50S ribosomal protein L13 yields the protein MNTFSAKPETVKRDWFVVDASGKTLGRLSTEIARRLRGKHKAEYTPHVDTGDYIVVVNAEKIRVTGNKAQDKMYYRHTGYPGGLRSMNFNELVERAPERIIEKAVKGMLPKGPLGRAMHAKLKVYAGAEHPHAAQQPQALDI from the coding sequence ATGAATACTTTTAGTGCAAAGCCAGAAACAGTTAAGCGTGACTGGTTCGTTGTAGATGCCTCTGGCAAGACGCTTGGTCGTCTTTCCACCGAAATCGCACGCCGCCTGCGCGGCAAGCATAAAGCCGAATACACTCCTCACGTCGATACCGGCGACTACATTGTTGTGGTTAATGCCGAGAAGATTCGTGTAACCGGTAATAAAGCACAAGACAAAATGTACTACCGTCACACCGGTTATCCGGGTGGTTTGCGTAGCATGAACTTCAATGAGCTGGTTGAGCGCGCCCCTGAGCGCATCATCGAGAAGGCCGTAAAGGGCATGTTGCCTAAAGGTCCGCTGGGTCGTGCTATGCACGCCAAGCTGAAGGTCTATGCGGGTGCTGAGCATCCTCATGCCGCTCAACAACCTCAGGCTCTGGATATCTAA
- a CDS encoding NADP(H)-dependent aldo-keto reductase yields the protein MEYGYLGATDLKISRLCLGTMTWGEQNSAEEGWQQLDMAIEHGINFIDTAELYPVPPKAETYTRTETILGEWLKRFPKREDLVIASKVSGPGEWVSYMRHTGARLDKKSIIEACNASLKRLQTDYIDLYQVHWPERSTNFFGQLGYEHKPEEDGYSIEETLSALDELVSSGKVRHIGISNETPWGAMEYLRQAERHDWPKAVSIQNPYNLLNRTFEVGLGEFAHRENLGLLAYSPLAFGVLSGKYLHGARPAKGRITLFSRFSRYNNEQAVSATEAYVSLAQEKGLDPAQMALAYVTSRPFVDSNIIGATNLEQLQSNLNSINLRLDDDTLKAIEQLHRQQPNPAP from the coding sequence ATGGAATACGGTTATCTCGGCGCTACAGACTTGAAAATCAGCCGCCTTTGCCTGGGCACCATGACCTGGGGCGAACAGAATAGCGCCGAGGAGGGTTGGCAGCAACTGGATATGGCCATTGAACACGGGATCAACTTTATCGATACCGCCGAACTCTACCCTGTGCCTCCCAAGGCCGAAACCTATACCCGCACCGAAACCATCCTGGGCGAATGGCTTAAACGATTTCCCAAGCGAGAAGATCTGGTGATCGCCAGCAAGGTTTCCGGGCCCGGCGAATGGGTGAGTTATATGAGACACACGGGTGCACGACTCGACAAAAAGAGCATTATCGAAGCCTGTAACGCCAGTCTCAAACGGCTGCAAACCGACTATATCGACCTTTATCAAGTTCACTGGCCTGAACGCAGTACCAATTTCTTTGGCCAACTTGGCTATGAGCATAAGCCTGAAGAGGACGGCTACAGTATTGAGGAAACCCTATCAGCACTTGACGAGCTGGTTTCTTCCGGCAAGGTTCGCCATATTGGTATCTCCAACGAAACTCCCTGGGGCGCCATGGAGTATCTCCGCCAGGCCGAGCGCCATGACTGGCCCAAAGCCGTCAGCATCCAAAACCCCTACAATCTCCTGAACCGTACCTTTGAAGTGGGTCTCGGAGAGTTTGCTCACCGAGAGAATCTGGGGTTGCTGGCCTACTCCCCGCTGGCTTTTGGCGTCCTGAGCGGAAAATACCTGCATGGCGCACGCCCAGCCAAAGGACGCATCACTTTGTTTTCCCGTTTCAGCCGCTACAATAATGAACAAGCCGTTTCGGCAACCGAGGCTTACGTATCTCTGGCCCAGGAAAAAGGCTTGGACCCTGCGCAAATGGCTCTGGCTTACGTAACCAGCCGCCCCTTCGTTGACAGCAATATCATTGGTGCCACCAACCTCGAGCAACTGCAATCAAACCTCAACAGCATCAA